In the Haloferula helveola genome, one interval contains:
- a CDS encoding transglycosylase domain-containing protein — translation MHTPLRWAFRLTLIATLIVAAVAFFYLMQAAKYDLDEVAQLPARTTFLDRDGVQVEVSWGSARHLARRADLPDFLVSCLEAREDARFFEHSGVDFRGLARATLRNIKDRDFTQGASTLTMQLARNTYEMRAKSIHRKLLEIALTLRIEHRYSKDEILTHYLNRIYFGSGCHGIEEAARTYFGKTVSELHEGECSMLIGIIRGPHIFSPIRNIDGARDQQSEVLDRLIAMERIDQAEKERIQALPIKLVPEEQRTNERSYAIRAVRDELSKILEAADIRADGLIVHTTLDSGWQLRLETELSKVLLGLEKGRGWEHPTHARHDPGTTPAYVQCSAVTLDSDTGEVLAMIGGRDFLDSRFDRSTGARRDLGTLFEPWIAAAAAERGKRVIPGNPLMTGRQIGPTETARIAKRCGLGGPFLDTEDLFRGSAASTPMETAVGLATLANGGKRPNPHFVTRITDAAGETLFTRKPEVSQAITKHAADQAKALFRTIGGSRCYNGSTGSDRDAWMLRIGPSGSTVVWIGFDNPAPITSDAKLESVLVDLENRLGK, via the coding sequence CACGCCCTTGCGCTGGGCATTCCGCCTGACGCTGATCGCCACCCTCATCGTCGCGGCGGTCGCGTTTTTCTATCTGATGCAGGCGGCGAAGTACGATCTCGACGAGGTCGCGCAGCTCCCCGCACGCACGACTTTCCTCGACCGCGACGGGGTCCAGGTCGAGGTGAGCTGGGGATCGGCACGCCACCTCGCCCGTCGCGCCGATCTGCCCGACTTTCTCGTCAGCTGCCTCGAAGCGCGGGAAGACGCGCGCTTCTTCGAGCACTCCGGCGTCGACTTCCGTGGCTTGGCGCGGGCGACTCTGCGCAATATCAAGGACCGCGATTTCACCCAGGGCGCCTCAACCCTGACGATGCAACTCGCGCGCAACACCTACGAGATGCGGGCGAAGTCGATCCACCGCAAGCTGTTGGAAATCGCGCTCACGCTGCGCATCGAGCATCGCTACTCGAAGGACGAGATCCTCACCCACTATCTGAACCGGATCTACTTCGGCTCGGGCTGCCACGGCATCGAGGAAGCGGCACGCACCTACTTCGGCAAGACCGTCTCGGAACTCCACGAGGGGGAATGCTCGATGCTTATCGGGATCATCCGCGGCCCCCATATCTTCTCGCCGATTCGCAACATCGATGGTGCACGTGACCAACAGAGCGAGGTCCTCGACCGGCTCATCGCAATGGAACGAATCGACCAAGCGGAAAAGGAACGCATCCAGGCGTTGCCGATCAAGCTGGTACCCGAAGAGCAACGGACGAACGAGCGCTCATATGCCATCCGCGCGGTGCGGGACGAGCTTTCGAAGATTCTGGAAGCCGCCGACATCCGGGCCGACGGGTTGATTGTCCACACCACCCTCGATAGCGGGTGGCAGCTGCGGCTTGAGACCGAGCTCTCGAAGGTTCTACTCGGACTGGAAAAAGGCCGCGGCTGGGAACATCCGACCCACGCCCGGCACGATCCGGGCACGACACCGGCGTATGTCCAATGCTCGGCCGTGACCCTCGACTCCGATACCGGTGAAGTGCTCGCGATGATCGGCGGACGGGATTTCCTCGATTCGCGCTTCGACCGCAGCACCGGAGCCCGCCGGGATCTCGGGACTCTCTTCGAACCGTGGATCGCCGCCGCCGCCGCGGAGCGCGGCAAGCGGGTGATTCCCGGCAACCCGTTGATGACCGGGCGCCAGATCGGACCGACCGAGACCGCCAGAATCGCGAAGCGTTGCGGGCTGGGCGGCCCGTTTCTCGATACCGAGGATCTGTTCCGCGGCAGCGCGGCGTCCACGCCGATGGAAACCGCGGTCGGGCTCGCCACCCTTGCGAACGGCGGCAAGCGACCGAACCCGCACTTCGTAACCCGGATCACCGACGCCGCCGGCGAAACCCTCTTCACGCGCAAGCCGGAAGTCTCGCAGGCGATCACCAAGCACGCAGCCGATCAGGCGAAGGCGCTGTTCCGCACCATCGGCGGCAGCCGATGCTACAACGGCTCCACCGGTTCGGACCGCGACGCATGGATGCTCCGAATCGGCCCCAGCGGCTCGACCGTCGTCTGGATCGGCTTCGACAACCCGGCCCCGATCACCAGCGACGCCAAACTCGAGAGCGTCCTGGTCGACCTGGAGAACCGGCTCGGGAAGTAA